In Vicinamibacterales bacterium, the sequence CGCCGTGGCGCGCTTCCCGTGGGGCGCGTCGGGCCGCGCCATCTCACTTGGCCGCACCGACGGCGTCACCAAGCTCGTGATCGATCCGAAGACCGAGCGGGTGCTCGGTGTCGGCATCTGCGGCCCGGGCGCCGGCGAGCTGATCGCCGAGGGGGTGCTGGCGATCGAGATGGGCGCCACCGCGAAGGACATCGCGCTCACGATCCATCCGCACCCGACGCTGTCGGAGACGGTGATGGAGTCGGCGGAGGTGTTCTTCGGCCACGCCACGCACGTCTACCGTCCGAAGAAACACTGATCAGTTACCGCGCGGCCCCTGGTAGTCGGCGCCGTAGATCGCCTTGCGGATGTCCCGATGCAGCGTGCCGTCGAACGGCATCGTCTGCGTGAAGAACACGGCCGCTAAGTGGTTGGCCGGATCGACCCAGAAAAGCGTCGACGCGGCGCCGTCCCAGAAGAACTCGCCGACCGCCCCGCGATTCTCCTGGGGCGTCTTCGGCTGTGACACGCGGACCGCGAAGTCCATCCCGAAACCCACCGATCCCTTGCTCGGGAGAAACAGGCGCTGCGTGATGCGCGGATCGAGCTGATCGGTCGACATCAGCCGCACGGTTGACGGCTTCACGAGTCTCGCGCCGTCGAGCTCGCCGCCGTTGAGGAGCATGCGCGCGAAACGCAGGTAGTCGTCGAGCGTCGATGCGAGGCCGAAGCCCCCTCCCGTCATCTTGTTGTCCCGGAAGTTGAGCGCGCGCGTCGCCTGGTCGTCCTGGCGGGAGAGCGTGCCATTGCCCCCGCGGTAGAGCGCCATCAGCCGCGGCAGCCGATCGTCGGGCTGACGCCACGCCGTCTCCCGCATGCCGAGCGGCTCGAACACGTGCTGGCGCACGTAGTCGGTGAACGACTGTCCCGACAGCGTCTGGACCAGGAGCGCCTGAACGTCGACCGCAATGCTGTAGCTCCACTGTGTGCCGGGATCGAAGAGCAGCGGCACTGTCGCCAGCCGTTTGCCCATCTCGACGAGGTCGTTCGACAACGCCAGTGGATCCGCCTTCACGTAGGCGTCGTGAGCGG encodes:
- a CDS encoding serine hydrolase domain-containing protein, which encodes MLPQTPPFRARRPLLSLLCLAVLYSTASLPAQSGSPAAPLALDTARIGSALSAMVADGRTAGAAVLVWKDGREAYFGSAGFADREAKRLMSRDAIAQIYSMTKPVTGVALMQLWEQGKFGLDDPLSRYLPAFASMQVYAGKDAAGQPIYRQASRPITVRDVMRHTAGFAYGAGDTPAHDAYVKADPLALSNDLVEMGKRLATVPLLFDPGTQWSYSIAVDVQALLVQTLSGQSFTDYVRQHVFEPLGMRETAWRQPDDRLPRLMALYRGGNGTLSRQDDQATRALNFRDNKMTGGGFGLASTLDDYLRFARMLLNGGELDGARLVKPSTVRLMSTDQLDPRITQRLFLPSKGSVGFGMDFAVRVSQPKTPQENRGAVGEFFWDGAASTLFWVDPANHLAAVFFTQTMPFDGTLHRDIRKAIYGADYQGPRGN
- a CDS encoding dihydrolipoyl dehydrogenase (E3 component of pyruvate and 2-oxoglutarate dehydrogenase complex; catalyzes the oxidation of dihydrolipoamide to lipoamide), translated to AVARFPWGASGRAISLGRTDGVTKLVIDPKTERVLGVGICGPGAGELIAEGVLAIEMGATAKDIALTIHPHPTLSETVMESAEVFFGHATHVYRPKKH